Sequence from the Thermocoleostomius sinensis A174 genome:
ACCCAGTTTGTCCCCACGTTGCTGCCTCCAATAGCTTCAGTCCTTCTAAGATTAACCAACCGATAGCGACTGCCAGACCGACTAGCCCAAAGTTAATCGACAGCGGATCAATCAACAGGTTGTGCATCAGCCGTGCTCGCCGCCGTTGAAATTCGGGAGGTTCGGGTTCGCTTTCAGTCAATTCAGGAAATTCACCCGGGTCTTCCACCGTTTGTGGCATCGATCGAATATATCCTTTGCGCCGGGCCCAATCGGCCAACGCCGTCCCGCAAACGATTCCAGACACAATACCCACTGTGGCCAGCCCCAACGCCAGATCCGGCCCATCGTCAAAGCCTAAGCTTCGCAAGGTATCGGCCATGCCCCCGGCTGTCCCGTGACCGCCTTCAAACCCAATTTCAATTAAGCAAGACGCGATCGGATTGGCTCCAAACAGCGGTATTAAAATCAGCAGTGTGGCTAAAATTCCAATCACGTATTGCCCCCAGGCTAAGGTTTGTCCAAAGACCACTTGAGGAGCCGCCTTGCGCCAGATTTCGCGAGGTCCGGGGATTGTTTCTCCGAGAAACAACGCAGCAAAGACAATATTGATAAAAATGCTGGGAGATTGCGACCAAACCGTTCGCATGGCTTCGGGAAAGGTGCCTTGTGCCAAAGGAGCGTCAGGCCCAGCCAGTGCTGAGACAATCGCACCAAGCACTTGCGGTCCCAATAGCAGTGCCAGCACCCCAGCCACGATCGATTCTGGCAGATATAAGCGCTGAATCCAAGGAGATTTTTGTTTGATATAGCGACCCACCAACACCAAGATTGCGATGGTGATGAATGCAAAGAAAACGTCTCTTAAGTTAAACACGGGAATCCTCGCATTGTAATGCAAAGTTGTAACGTACAACCGCACGATCAGGTTGCTTGGTGGCGATTGGGTGGTTGTACCGCTTCACGCCACCAAACTCGTTATCGCGTGCGGTAGCTACTACCAAGTTCTGGAATGGGAGTTTTAAGAGATGGTTTGAAATAGAATCAGTAGCTCAAACCACTATTTAGGAGGAACTCACTAAATAGAGAATAGAAATTAGAATCCTAAGCAGCGTTGCAAGTTGCTTCAAGCGTGAGGGCTTTTGATACTAAGCCGCCTGTAACTGACAGCTTTTTAGCCTTAATAAATCAAGCCGCCGCGTCTCTTGCCTACGCACCGTGCCTAGCACCTTAGTATGGTGCACAGTTGCTATCGTGCGTAACGTTGGTATTCCTTTTTAAAGTCTATAACCGCAACTTATTTATTTTGCAGTAGCAATTATGACAGACTATGAAGTGCGGTTTATACCTTCCTCGCTGACCAAGCTGCTGTCGATGGGCAACTAGCATCATGGGCAATTGTTCTTAAGTGCTATGTAACCGCATTGGCTGCTGCAATTTGATTGACTGCTGCAATTTGCGTGTGCTTCCTTGCTCAGTTTAGTAGCCGCTCAATTTTCCTCGGCGCTTGGTTTCTCGTTCGGCTAGGCGAAACAGCAATAAGCCCACCCCTAAATAAAATGCGCCATTTAGAAAAGCGATCGTCAGCGTCACTGGATTCAACGCATTGCCGCGGGCCATGACATCGCGCAATAAGCCCACACTTGGCGTCATTGGCAGCAGATAGCCAACCAAGCGGGCTGAACCTGTCCAAGTCTCTACCGGAGCCGTGAATAAAAACAGCAGCGCAAACTGAAAAATGCTGAGTAATTGCTGAACCTGCTTCAGCAACAGTGCCAACGACCCCATTGCAAACGCAACACCGTAGGCGGCTGATAGCACCGCTAGTAAAGGAGGCAAAAGGGACGGTGGGAAGGCCAGTTGACTGCCGGTTAGCACCATAATGATCAGCAAAATGCTGAGATTCATGCCTAGGTTGAGAAGAAGGCTAGCAATTGCTCGGGTAAGAAAGACTCGGGAGGCCCCATAGGGCGACAAAAAAAGCTGCTCGAGTGTGCCTGTTCGCGCCTCGTTTTGCAGCCCTCCGGCAATATCGCCCAAAATGAAAATCATGAGTGCCCACAGCACATAGCCAATAATGATGGCATCGAGGCGATCGCCAAACTGCACCTGTGGCCCAGCAATATACTGCACACTGAGAAACAACCCGTAGAAAATCACAGTCGTGCCAATGATGCCACCAATTACCTCCGATAGATAGCGGAGCAATTGAATCCAACTGCGTTTGAGTTCTGCCAGAAAAAGGCTCATGTGTTCTTTTCCTCCCTCACCAACTTGAGAAAAATATCTGTGAGGTTGGCTTGGTCTTTTTCCAAGCGAACGATTGGCAGGGGATTGAGAAGATCTAAGACTGGGTAAAGCAATTCCGGTTTAGGCAAATAGAGTCGGTGATGGTGAATGACGGCCCCTAGGGCGCGAAGTCGCTGCGATCGCTCCAAATCCAGCGCTTGTTCTAGTTCAACGGTATAGGCCGTACCGGAAAATTGGCGAATCAACTGAGCCGTGGGTTCTTCCACAATGATCTTGCCTTGATTCATAATGGCGACGCGATCGGACAATTCTTCGGCAATATGCAGTTGATGAGTAGTCAGCAGAATTGCTCGTCCCTCAGCAGCAATTTCCCGCACAAGCTGCTTGACGCTTTCGGTAGCTTCTACATCCAATCCCAATGTGGGTTCATCCAGCAACAGCAATTGTGGATCGTGAATCAGCGCTACAGCAATTGCCAGTTTTTGCTGCATACCGCGTGACAGGGTTTGCACTAGCGATCGGCGCTTCTCAACCAGTCCAAACCGCTCCAGCAACCTCTGCGACCGTTGCCGCGCGATTTTTGGCGATAGACCGCGCAACACGCCAAAATACTCTAAATTCTCTAGAGGATTGAGTCGCCAATACAGATTACGATTGCCTTCCAGCACAGCCCCCAACGATCGCAGCGCTTTTGGATCATGATGCGGATCGCGTCCGGCAATACGAACCTGTCCTGCATCTGGCAAAATTAATCCGGCCAGCATTTTAATAGTAGTGGTTTTGCCAGCGCCATTAGGACCTAAAAACGCTAGAACTTCTTGTTCAGCAATAGACAGCGATACGTTTTGAACCGCCGCGATCGATTTTCCTTGAGACCAATAAGACTTGCGCAGGTGGTGCGCTTCCAGCACCGTCATAGCCATGAGTTCGTAGCTTGAGGATGAATGCTCCTCTGTGAGGATAACAAACCTGACTTTACTTCTGCTCTTATCGGCGATTGGTTGGCTCTGGCGGCATCGGCCGACCTTGATAGGGCAACGGAATATATTGCACCGTGGGACGTCCAGATGAGGGTTGCGGATATAAATCCATCAAGTTGTAAATGGGTCTGGGCATACCAACACTAATGGGGAGTCCCAAGTCCTTTGCTTCTTCGACAGTGACCGGATAATCATGAGTGACGCGCCCAGTGGTCAGTGCTTCAATGATGCGATCGATGTTGCTAGGGTCAATTTTTTGCGTAGGAAAATTATCCTCTAGCAACGTGCGAACAAATCGCTGTACCTGGGCGATCGCCTTGCGGGCTAAATCGGCTGTAATCAGGGTTTGGTCATCTATTTCACTGATCGGCTTTTGCTCTACCACTGATAGCACACTGGCAGCGGCTACATTGCCCAACTGGGGGTCAACCGGGCCCAAGACAGCATTTTCATCCATGACAATTTCATCGGCCGCCATGGCTAACATCGTGCCACCGCTCATGGCATAGTGCGGCACAAAGACTGTCACTTTGGCGCGATGGCGCACCAGCGCCCTGGCAATTTGCTCGGTGGCTAGTACCAGTCCACCTGGTGTATGCAAGATCAGATCGATCGGCACATCCGCAGGGGTTAGCCGGATCGCTCGTAGTACCTGCTCTGAGTCTTCGATGCTGATATAACGGGAAAGGGGAATACCAAAGAGGCTGATAGACTCTTGCCGATGAATCAAAATAATGGCCCGGGTGCCGCGCTGTTGTTCAAACGATCGAATGGCAGCTACTCGACGAGATTCTACAATTCGACGTTGAATGATGGGCTGAAGCGACGAGATCACTAAAAAGATGCCAAAAATATCGAAGAAGCTCATACCAATTTCCCTGGAACAGCCGCTGAGATTACCAAGCGCTGCCCTTACCGTATCACAAACCATTCATGAAGCAGATCTACTCTTTGGTACTTCTCAAGTACAGCCATGACTCAATCGGCGGGGTGTCGCGACTATGGATGGCTCCGGTTACTCTCACGCTATTGTTTGATAAGGCGCAAATCTTCGTAGAGCGATCGTCAAGCAACCTGGAGCCGTCTACGATCGAACCGTTAAGGCAACGATTTCACTCCCAGCACTGAAAATTTCAAGCTCGAATGTTCTGGAACAGTTTAGAATTCAGAAGTCGGGACTCAAAACCATCTAGAGAGGCGTTCTCATAGTGATCGCATCCTGGATGACCTAAATGACTCCCTGATCAATCGGTTACTGAAATTCTTCTAGCGTTGGAGGATCTAGATTCTGTTTCCGGAGCAAAGACCTGTCAATGCGAAAACAATTCTGGTGGAGGGCTAATTCAATTTTTCCTCCCTCAGGAAAAATTGAGTTTCCTTCCAAACTATTTGCAGTAGACCCCGCTCGGAAGAGGTGGGCGATCGTCCTCACATTTCACATTAATGATCTCAAGCAAATGGATCTCAAGCACGAGATGCCATGATTGAATCAGGTCGATCGCTGCACAGATTATCCGTCCCCTTTCCTAGAATCTGCTACAGTAAATGGCCAATTGGAGGTGCAATCAACTGTACTTGAACAGACAATGACTCGCTGCTATTTTGTTGCACAAACGAATTACTGGAAGCGCGAGGCTGCAAGGCGCTCGGCTAGATGACGGACGTGAAATCACGGAATTCAGCGTAAGATGAAGTCTATTCAGGTAGAGATGACAAGCGATCTAATGAGGAATACGGTTATCTTGCAAAACCTCAGGGCGTTATTCTGCTGTCATTGTGGAAAAACTCAGTCTATTAAGATTAGCACTACATGGGATTAACATACCAGCGGATTTTGCTGAAGTTGAGTGGCGAAGCGCTCATGGGCGATCTTGCCTACGGAATTGACCCCGAGGTCGTTCGCAGCATTGCTCAAGAAATTACGGAGATTGTCGCGGAAGGTGTTGAAGTGGCGATCGTGGTGGGAGGCGGCAATATTTTTCGTGGCGTCAAGGGGGCTGCCTCTGGCATGGATCGAGCGACGGCCGACTACATCGGCATGATTGCCACCGTAATGAATGCAATGACCCTACAAGATGCGCTGGAACGTAATGATGTGCAAACCCGCGTTTTAACGGCGATTGAGATGCAGGAAGTAGCAGAACCGTACATTCGGCGGCGAGCAATTCGACATCTGGAAAAAGGACGAGTCGTGATTTTTGGCGCAGGGTCGGGCAATCCCTTTTTCACTACCGACACCACGGCTGCCTTGCGGGCCGCCGAGATCAACGCCGAAGTTGTGTTCAAGGCAACCAAAGTTGATGGCGTTTACGATGCCGATCCAAAGCTAAATCCAGAGGCAAGACGATTCCAAAGCCTCACCTATTCCTATGTGTTGACCCATGATTTGCGGGTGATGGACACGACGGCGATCGCTCTGTGTAAAGATAACAATATTCCCATCATCGTGTTCAACCTTTCGGTATCTGGCAACATTCGTCGGGCCGTTATGGGAGAATCGATAGGAACGATTGTAGGAGGCTCTTGTGAAATTATCTGAAGTTGAAAGTCATATGCAAAAGGCGGTGGAGGCAACCCAGCGTTCCTTCAACACCATTCGCACGGGACGAGCCAACGCTGCCATTCTCGATCGGGTGCAAGTGGAATATTATGGCACTCCTACGCCGCTGAAATCCTTGGCTGGCATCAGCACCCCTGACTCGACCACAATCACCATCCAACCGTATGATCGCTCGTCGCTTAACCTCATTGAAAAGGCAATTCTCACCTCAGATATTGGACTAACCCCCAGCAACGATGGCTCGATCATTCGGCTCAACATTCCACCGTTAACCAGCGATCGCCGCAAAGAGCTAGTGAAACAAGCGGCCAAAATGGCGGAAGAAGGCAAGGTTTCTATCCGTAATGTGCGACGCGATGCGATCGACTCGATTCGAAAACAGGAGAAAGCGGGTGAGGTCTCGGAAGACGAGGCGCGCGATTTGCAAGACAATGTGCAAAAACTGACCGACAAGTACATCCAGAAAGTGGAACAATTGCTAGCAGAAAAAGAAACCGATATCACAACGATCTAGTTCTTGGAGCGAGGCTCTTGAATCGAGGGGCTGCTACC
This genomic interval carries:
- a CDS encoding sodium/glutamate symporter, with product MFNLRDVFFAFITIAILVLVGRYIKQKSPWIQRLYLPESIVAGVLALLLGPQVLGAIVSALAGPDAPLAQGTFPEAMRTVWSQSPSIFINIVFAALFLGETIPGPREIWRKAAPQVVFGQTLAWGQYVIGILATLLILIPLFGANPIASCLIEIGFEGGHGTAGGMADTLRSLGFDDGPDLALGLATVGIVSGIVCGTALADWARRKGYIRSMPQTVEDPGEFPELTESEPEPPEFQRRRARLMHNLLIDPLSINFGLVGLAVAIGWLILEGLKLLEAATWGQTGFEIMSFVPLFPMALIGGIIVQLVLERLRLHPLVIKPLMKSIAGVSLDVVVITALASISLTVIGGNLGTFLTLSVLGILWNVLIFLWFAPRIFPDYWFEKGIGDMGQSMGVTATGILLLRMVDPDNRSGAFESFAYKQLFFEPIVGGGLFTAAAPALVNQFGLIPVLLLTGGLLLFWLVAGYLLIKQHRRQRRREITHV
- a CDS encoding ABC transporter permease — translated: MSLFLAELKRSWIQLLRYLSEVIGGIIGTTVIFYGLFLSVQYIAGPQVQFGDRLDAIIIGYVLWALMIFILGDIAGGLQNEARTGTLEQLFLSPYGASRVFLTRAIASLLLNLGMNLSILLIIMVLTGSQLAFPPSLLPPLLAVLSAAYGVAFAMGSLALLLKQVQQLLSIFQFALLFLFTAPVETWTGSARLVGYLLPMTPSVGLLRDVMARGNALNPVTLTIAFLNGAFYLGVGLLLFRLAERETKRRGKLSGY
- a CDS encoding ABC transporter ATP-binding protein; translated protein: MTVLEAHHLRKSYWSQGKSIAAVQNVSLSIAEQEVLAFLGPNGAGKTTTIKMLAGLILPDAGQVRIAGRDPHHDPKALRSLGAVLEGNRNLYWRLNPLENLEYFGVLRGLSPKIARQRSQRLLERFGLVEKRRSLVQTLSRGMQQKLAIAVALIHDPQLLLLDEPTLGLDVEATESVKQLVREIAAEGRAILLTTHQLHIAEELSDRVAIMNQGKIIVEEPTAQLIRQFSGTAYTVELEQALDLERSQRLRALGAVIHHHRLYLPKPELLYPVLDLLNPLPIVRLEKDQANLTDIFLKLVREEKNT
- a CDS encoding SDH family Clp fold serine proteinase; translated protein: MGMSFFDIFGIFLVISSLQPIIQRRIVESRRVAAIRSFEQQRGTRAIILIHRQESISLFGIPLSRYISIEDSEQVLRAIRLTPADVPIDLILHTPGGLVLATEQIARALVRHRAKVTVFVPHYAMSGGTMLAMAADEIVMDENAVLGPVDPQLGNVAAASVLSVVEQKPISEIDDQTLITADLARKAIAQVQRFVRTLLEDNFPTQKIDPSNIDRIIEALTTGRVTHDYPVTVEEAKDLGLPISVGMPRPIYNLMDLYPQPSSGRPTVQYIPLPYQGRPMPPEPTNRR
- the pyrH gene encoding UMP kinase; translated protein: MGLTYQRILLKLSGEALMGDLAYGIDPEVVRSIAQEITEIVAEGVEVAIVVGGGNIFRGVKGAASGMDRATADYIGMIATVMNAMTLQDALERNDVQTRVLTAIEMQEVAEPYIRRRAIRHLEKGRVVIFGAGSGNPFFTTDTTAALRAAEINAEVVFKATKVDGVYDADPKLNPEARRFQSLTYSYVLTHDLRVMDTTAIALCKDNNIPIIVFNLSVSGNIRRAVMGESIGTIVGGSCEII
- the frr gene encoding ribosome recycling factor, with the protein product MKLSEVESHMQKAVEATQRSFNTIRTGRANAAILDRVQVEYYGTPTPLKSLAGISTPDSTTITIQPYDRSSLNLIEKAILTSDIGLTPSNDGSIIRLNIPPLTSDRRKELVKQAAKMAEEGKVSIRNVRRDAIDSIRKQEKAGEVSEDEARDLQDNVQKLTDKYIQKVEQLLAEKETDITTI